CGAAATTGGAGACGAACCGTTTTTAGAACAAATTCGTCAACAAGCAGAGATCGCTATTGAAGAAGCAGACGTTATTATATTTATGACGAATGGCCGTGAAGGCGTAACAGCAGCAGATGAACAAGTTGCAAAAATTTTATACAAAACAAAAAAGCCTGTCGTTCTTGCTGTTAACAAAATTGATAATCCGGACATGCGTGAAATGATTTATGATTTTTACGCACTTGGCTTTGGTGAACCTTGGCCAATTTCAGGCTCTCATGGCTTAGGCTTAGGGGATTTATTAGATGAGTGTGCAAAACACTTCCCTCAAGAGGATGAAAACCAATATGGCGATGACGTAATTAAATTTTCTTTAATTGGCCGTCCAAATGTCGGGAAATCATCACTCGTCAATGCCTTTTTAGGTCAAGAACGCGTTATTGTCAGCAACATTGCAGGTACAACGCGAGATGCAATTGATACACCTTACGAATATGATGGGCATGAATACGTCATTATTGATACAGCCGGTATGCGTAAAAAAGGAAAAGTGTACGAAACGACAGAAAAATATTCTGTGTTGCGTGCGCTACGTGCCATTGAACGCTCTGACGTTGTATTAGTTGTTCTGAATGCTGAAGAGGGCATTCAGGAACAGGATAAAAAAATTGCAGGCTATGCACATGAGGCTGGAAAAGCAATTGTTATTGTCGTTAACAAATGGGATGCGATTGAAAAAGACGAAAAAACAATGAATGTTTTTACTCAGCAAATCCGTGAGCACTTTTTATTCTTAGACTATGCTCCAATTATTTTCGTATCAGCCAATACAAAACAACGAGTACATCAAATTTTACCGATTGTGCAGCGCGTAAGTGAAAATCATGCAATGCGTATTCAATCGTCTATTCTGAATGAAGTGATTGAAGATGCTGTGGCACGTAACCCAGCGCCGACTGACAAAGGTCGCCGTTTACGTATTTACTATGCTACTCAAGTGGCGATTCAACCACCAACGTTTGTGGTATTCGTCAACGAAACAGAATTAATGCACTTCTCTTATGAGCGATTTTTAGAAAATAGAATTCGTGAAACATTCGATTTTGAAGGGACGCCAATTCGTTTAATTACACGTGCCCGTGCATAATTTAACATATTACACATTCAGTACGCCAACCCGACAATTGTTGTTGGGTGGCGTCTTTTTTCAAAGGACTAGGCTAAATCACTAATTGGTTAAAATATGTGTAGCACACATATGGTCTTTTCGCGATTAACCTGTAAGAATTAAAAGGGGGAATAACAATGGAACGAGTTTGTGTACTAGGAGCAGGCTCATGGGGATCGGCACTAGCAATGGTACTTGCGGAAAATGGACACGATACGCTTGTCTGGACGCATAGAGCAGATCAGGCTGAAGAAATTAATGCACAGCATACAAATAAAAAGTATTTACCTGAAACGCTCTTACCGGAGAATTTACATGCAACGAATGATATTGCAAAGGCAGTAGCACACTCAAATACAATAATTGTAGCAGTGCCAACGAAGGCTATTCGAGAAGTTTGTGAAAAGATGACTGCTACATTAGACAGAAAAGTATTATTTGTCCATGTATCAAAGGGAATTGAGCCTGATTCACTAAAACGTATATCTGAAATTTTGGCTGAAAGCTTGCCAACTGAATTTATTGAAGAAATTGTAGTACTCTCGGGGCCAAGTCATGCAGAGGAAGTCGTATTGCATCATCCGACAACGATTACGGCAGCTTGTGCCAATATTGAAGCAGCTGAAAAAGTCCAAGATTTGTTTATGAATCAATTTTTCCGCGTTTATACGAATGAGGATGTTATAGGCGTAGAAATGGGTGGGGCGTTAAAAAACGTGATAGCGTTAGCGGCAGGCATTACAGACGGTCTAAATTATGGTGATAATGCAAAAGCGGCACTAATTACACGTGGACTCGCTGAAATTACGCGCTTAGGTGTCAAAATGGGCGGAAATCCATTCACATTTGCGGGACTGACAGGTATGGGTGATTTAATCGTAACATGTACAAGCGTGCATTCTCGTAATTGGCGTGCTGGAAATATGTTAGGTAAAGGCATGAAACTGCCAGAAGTACTCGATCAAATGGGAATGGTAGTGGAAGGCGTACGAACAACGAAGGCAGCCTATCAATTGGCGGAAAAATATAATGTGGCAATGCCGATTTCAACAGAACTTTATGGTGTATTGTTTAACGATGTAGAGCCAAAAGTGGCGGTTGATGCATTGATGATGCGTATGAAAAAGCGTGAAATTGACGAAATGATGCACTAAATCACCGTAACGTTCAATTTATTAAACAGCAAGAATTTGTCATGAAATGGACACAAAAAAGGTATCTCAGACACACTGTGAGATACCTTTTTTAATTTGAATGGCAAAAGGGAAATATAATTTTTAGTGCTTTACTCATAACTAAACTGTGTAAAAAGTCCTTTAAATGTCCATAATCCTCTCTCTATTTAGTGAATATATGTTATAATTTCCATGGGGATATAGTTGAATACAGCTGTTGTTTTATTCTGTAATGCATTTCTTAAATTTCATTAGTATATCAAAAAAATAGTATTTTCAAATAAGTCTTTATGCTATTTTCTTTTTTGCTACAGCGCCATTTCTTTTTTGAAGTTGCCCATAGTATAATAAACGTTGATTGTCTCGTGTCATTGAAGAAAGGTGGTAGACTAAAATGGGTCCGTTAGCACATATGCCTGCACTAGATGTCATGTGGGTATCTTTTTATTGTATCGGCTTTATGATTTTGTCGGTTGGTTTAATTTATTTAGGCCGCAATAAAATTTCAAATGGTTTTTTACGTACAATCGTAAATTTATTAGCATACATACTGTTTGGACTTGGAACATTTTTAATGGTACTTATTATTGCCACATGGCCTTAAAAAGGAGGAAGAACGTGTTATGAAAAAACTAAATGCTTTTCTTTTAACAGTGGCAATTGCCGTATTGTTAGGGGGCTGTGCCTATCCTGAGGAAGAAAAAGCCGCAAACCAAGTACCAGATGTCGACCAATTAGCAGCCGTACAACGTGCTGTCAATGAATATCGTGAAGCGACTGGTGGCCTTGTGCCAATTAAAAACAGTGAAATGGATACAGATATTTATATAAAATATTTAATCGATTTTGAAAAGCTTATGCCAAAATATATTGCTCAAATTCCTGGGAATGCCTATGAAAAGGGCGGTATTTATCAATACATTATTTGGGATCCAGAAAACAGTGCCGAAGTTAAATTAGTAGACTTAAACTCTGCTGAGCGCATGCGAGAGATTAATATTCGAAAATTGGGTACGCAATATATCCCGACTAAGGGTGCAATTGCCGATAATGTGTACCAAATTAACTTTGAAAAATTAGGCTATAAATCAGAAGTGACGGTGAAAAGTCCGTATTCAGGTGCTGAATTACCAATTTTTATGACTGGTGATGGCGAAATGCATGTGGATTATTCCATTGATTTAGGCCAACTTTTAAAAGAAGACAAGCCAGATGTGAAACCAGGGGATGATATTCGTCAATTGCTTGTCGAAAAGTATCCTGTTGTTCCAGCTTATTCAGTGCCCTATACTGTGGATGAAAACGGAGAGCCAACTTATATGATGGATGCCTATCAAGCGGATGTCAAAAAAGCTAAGGAAGAAGCTAAAGCAGCGCAAGAAGAAGAAAGCAAAGCTACTGAATCAAAATAAGTTTTTCACCCCAATCATTAGATGTTGGTCTAATGATTGGGGATTTTTTTTATGTGCCAGTCACTCAAACAATTCTCATACATTTTCATATTTATCTGCATGGGCGCATATAGTGAAAAAGCGTAGATAAAGGAGGCAGAAACCTTGAGTGAAGCAGTATTTAAAGAAATTGCAGAGCGCACAAATGGCGATGTTTATATTGGTGTTGTTGGTCCAGTTCGGGTAGGTAAATCAACATTTGTAAAAAAAGTAATGGAAGCTGTAGTATTGCCGAATATTGTGGATGATACAGAAAGAATGCGAGCACAGGACGAGCTGCCACAAAGCTCGCCAGGCCCAGTTATCATGACTGCTGAGCCGAAGTTTGTGCCTGCCCAAGCGACTCGTATTGCGGTTGGCGAAGATGAAATGACATTCCAAATACGCTTAGCGGATTGCGTCGGTTATGTGATTGATGGTACAAAGGGCTATGAGGATGAAAATGGTCCGAAATACGTGCATACACCTTGGCATACGGAGCCGATCCCTTTCCAGGAAGCAGCAAAAATCGGTACAGATAAAGTAATTCGTGACCATGCGAATATCGGGATTGTTGTGACAACAGATGGAACAGTTAATGGTATCAGCCGCCGTGCTGCTGAAAAAGCGGAAGAAGAAATTGTTGCGCAATTAACCGAAATTGGCAAGCCTTTTGTCATTGTGTTAAATTGTCAAATGCCCGCAAGAGAAGAAACGGTACAGCTTCGAAATGAGCTATTTGAACGTTATAATGTTCCAGTAATTGCGATTTCAATCGATCAAATGCGTGCTTCAGATATTCAATATATTTTACAAGAGGCATTATTTGAGTTTCCAATTCGGACGATTGAGGTTGAAAAACCAGATTGGCTCGACGTCCTTGATGCTACCCATCCGCTAAACGTGGCATTAATTGATTCGATGGAAGAAGTGCTTTCGTCTGTTATGAAAATTAGAGACGTGCAACAAGCTTCTGATGCCTTTAAAGCGATTGATTTTATCGATCAAAGTGAAGTGGTGCATGTTGATTCAGGAATCGGTACAGCAGTTATTCGTGTGTCATTACAAGGTGAATTATATAAAGCAGTTTGTAATGAATGGTTAGATGAGCCGATTGAGTCAAAACGAGATTGGTTGTTATTTATAAAAGAGGCTGCTGAAGCAAAAGAAGCCCAAAAACGCTTTAAAGATGCCATTACTGAAGCAGATAATAGTGGTTATGGCGTAACATTGCCAATGATGCAAGAATTCGAACCAACTGCTCCAGAACTAATTAAACAAAATAATTTCTACGGCGTACGTATGAAAGCAAAAGCGCCATCTTATCATATTATACGTGTTGATATGGAATCAGAATTTGCGCCACTTATTGGTTCTGAATTCCACAGTCAGCAGTTACTAAAGGATTTAAATCATGCCTATTTACATGATCGTGAGGCACTTTGGCAAACACAACTTTTCGGTACGCCGTTGCATGAAGTGTTAAAAGAGGGCATACGCTATAAAATGAATGCAGTACCACCTACAGCTAAAAAACGTATGCGCCAAACAATTGAGCGTATGGTGAATGAAGGTGATAGAGGATTAGTGACATTTATTTTATAGAGATAAAATGGAAAATACTGAGCAAAAAAATAGTGCAGGACTATTCGTATTTATGCGAAAAGTCCTGTTATTTTTGTTTTTTGGGTGAAAAACGCATTTTTTGGTTATAATCATGAATGAATACAGTTGCGTCGCGGTTTTCTATGTGTTACTCTTTTTACAGAATTGGTTCATGACCCTTTGAGAGGAGGTGAATGGTGTGAATAAAACAGAATTAGTAAACTCTGTTGCTGAAGCTGCAGGTCTTTCTAAAAAAGACGCTTCTAAAGCAGTTGAAGCTGTATTTGATACAATTCAAGATGCTCTTGCAAAGGGTGACAAAGTACAATTAATTGGTTTTGGTAACTTTGAAGTACGTGAACGTGCGGCTCGTAAAGGTCGTAATCCACAAACTGGTAAAGAAATCGAAATCGCTGCTAGCAAGGTACCTGCTTTCAAACCAGGTAAAGCGCTTAAAGATGCTGTAAAATAATACACGTCTAGTAGTTACATAGAGCAGTCTTCATGTAAACGAGCATGAGGGCTGCTCTTTTTAACTTAATTTATAAAATGGCTTTTAGCAGTAATACATGAAATCGTTTTACTAAGATTTGTATACATAGCATGATGAACGAAAACGATAATTTGCTTCACCAGAAGTCGTCTTTCGCTAAAAACGAGGATAAATGCCAAATAGGAACTGATTAGAGCAAGCATTCCATCAAAGATTGAATCAAGTTAAACGCTTTAGAAGGATACATAGAATTTAAAAGGAGCTTTTTGAGCAAACTTGAATATAAAATTTGGAAACAATTATGGCAGTCAATGCCTAATTACAGAAGTTATGTTGAATTTCTTTTAATTCAAGTAAGTCGTTTTGCGCTTAACTTTTGGATATGCTACGATGCATAGGGAAATGTGTAATGTTTTGATACGCAGGAGGGTTTTTACGAATGTCGAATGTAGATTTATTGAAAATAGAAGAAGCAGTGAAAATGATTTTAGAAGCTGTGGGCGAAGATGTGAATCGTGAAGGATTACTCGATACACCAAAACGAGTTGCTAAAATGTATGCTGAAATGTTTAGTGGCTTACATGAAGATGCGAAAGATTATTTCAAAACGGTTTTCCATGAGGATCATGAAGAACTAGTGCTTGTAAAAGATATCCCATTTTACTCAATGTGTGAGCATCATCTAGTGCCATTTTACGGCAAAGCACATGTCGCTTACATACCAAACGACGGCATTGTAGCGGGACTAAGTAAATTAGGCCGCGCGGTGGAAACGATTGCACGTCGTCCGCAATTACAAGAACGAATTACATCATCAGTAGCCGATACGATTATGGACATGCTATCTCCTAAAGGGGTTTATGTCGTAATTGAAGCAGAACATATGTGTATGACTATGCGTGGACTGAAAAAGCCTGGATCTAAAACGGTAACGTCAGTGGCACGTGGCATTTATGAACAAGATGAGGTAAAACGTAGAGAAGTCTTGTCATTTATTCAAATGTCTTAAACTGCATGTCTAATTATGTTATGATGGACTAAGAATTTGTCGGATTTAAGGAGTGTACAGACAATGGCGCAAGATTATATAGTAATACAGGCAGAAGAAGATGGTGTACATGTAATTGGCTTAACACGTGGTACAGATACAAAATTCCATCATTCTGAAAAATTAGATGCAGGGGAAGTAATGATTGCTCAATTTACCGAGCATACATCTGCCATGAAAATTCGTGGCAAAGCACAAATCCATACAGCACATGGTATTATCCAAAGTGAAGGTAAAAAGTAGCATAGTCATGTAAATTAGCTTCCATCGGTAGAGTCAACATACAGTGCTGGTGACTGGTTAGTTATAATCTGCAGATGTGCCGAACGCATATGAAAAAAGTAATATGTGTTGGTGAAACTGACTTTTACGGGCAAGTAGATTTCCTACCATTTTTTTCTTGTACTTTCCTTGGTAGGGTTCTACTGCCCGTTCGTGTTGGTGAAAGCAAAAACTTTTTATTCCGAAACGATGCTTATGCTATAATGACTCAGTAAGCAAGCGTTAAGTCATGTTGATGATGAACGTATTTGAAAGTGAAATGGAGTAAGGTCTATGAATGCAACATACATTCAAAATTCAATTGCACAGTTAAAAACAGAGATTTTCATGGATGTTCGTCATAGAACTTTGCAAAAATACACAGGAGCGCCTGTGCTCGATGAAAATCAACTGTTTTACTTGTTAGTACCCTTCTTGAATGGAGAAGAGTGGCAACAAGAGCAAAGAGAAGCTGCAATAACTGTTGGAATTGTATATGCAGCGCTAGCGGCACATGATCATATAAAAGAATTAGATGCCACTTCAAAAGAACAGCAGCTAACCGTTTTAGCTGGTGATTTTTATAGTGGCCGGTATTATGAAATTTTAGCAATGTCGGGAAATGTCGCATTAATTCGGAATTTATCACAAGGTATCGTGTCACGTTGCGAACATCAAATAAAAGTGTATGAGGCAAAACAGCGTACAGTGGAACAATGGTGTTCTTCAATTAGCAATATCGAGTCAGGTTTAATTGCGAAATTTTTTGAGCTCTATGCATTGCATCAGTATATTCCAATAATGGAGAAGAGCTTATTGATCTTACGATTAGAAAGAGAATGGGCTATGTATCAACGTGGACAAAAATCATTGATGAGTAAAGTGCTGGAACAAAGTGCATTACAAACAGGCGCGACCTTCAATAGCGTCTTACAAGATAAAATTGCCCGCTTAAAAACAGAGCTGTTGCAAGTAATAGCACAAGCATCATTTTTACAAAGTGATGTGAAACAAGCTCTACAAGCACGTGTAGATGCATCGATTGCTTCTACAAACGGATAAGAGAGGTTTTTCTAAAATGGCTAAATCAAAAGAAGAGCACGTTCACGAAGTATTTGAAAGTATTTCTGAAAGCTATGACAAAATGAATGGTGTAATTAGCTTCCAAATGCATGTAGGTTGGCGCAATGACACGATGAAGCGTATGGCTGTCAAGCCTGGATCGAAAGCGCTAGATGTTTGTTGTGGCACAGCTGACTGGACAATTGCACTAGCTGAGGCAGTTGGAGAAAGTGGCGAAGTAAAGGGACTGGATTTCAGTCATAACATGCTGCAAGTGGGCGAAAAAAAAATAACGCCTTACCCGCAAATAGAACTTATACAAGGAAATGCAATGGAATTACCATTTCCAGACAATACATTTGATTATGTGACGATTGGTTTTGGTCTACGCAATGTTCCTGATTATTTACAAGTGTTAAAAGAAATGAATCGTGTTGTTAAACCGGGTGGCATGGTTGTATGTTTAGAAACATCTCAATCAGAAATACCTGGCTATCGACAACTATTCCGTTTTTATTTTAAATATATTATGCCGATATTTGGTAAAATTTTTGCAAAAAGTTATAAAGAGTATTCTTGGTTACAGGAATCCGCAAATGATTTCCCAGGTATGAAGAAGCTAGCGGCAATGTTTGAACAGGCAGGTTTAGAAAAAGTAACGTACAAAGCATACAGTGGCGGTGCTGCGGCAATGCATATGGGCTTTAAAAAGGTACGTTAATGGGGGAAGGTTTTCAAGCGTGGAAAAGATGAAGTTAAAACTACTCTATTCCGATTTGAAGTCAGATATTGATATCATCGAACAAGAATTAGAAAAAGCGGTGAATTCGTCTTCGCATTTAATTAACGATGCTTCTCTCCATTTATTACAAGCTGGTGGCAAACGAATCCGACCAATTTTTGTGTTGCTTGGCGCAAAATTTGGCGATTATGATATCGAAAAGATGAAAAATGTGGCTGTGCCTTTAGAGCTCATTCACATGGCGTCGCTAGTGCATGATGATGTGATTGATGATTCCGATATGCGACGAGGACGTCCAACTGTCAAATCCCAATGGAATAACAGAGTAGCAATGTACACGGGCGATTTTATTTTTGCACGTGCACTTGAGTACATCACAAAGCTAGAGGATCCACTTGTTCATCAAATTTTGGCACGTACAATGGTGGAAATTTGCAATGGCGAAGTGATACAAATTGAGGACAAGTTTAGATTGGATCAGGGCTTAAAGGATTACTTCAGACGTATTAAACGAAAAACGGCATTACTTATTTCTTCAAGCTGTGAAATTGGTGCAGTGGCAGCAGGTGTTGATGCAAAAACAGTAAGCCATTTGAAACGCTTTGGCTACTTTGTTGGTATGAGCTTTCAAATAATCGATGATGTATTAGATATTATGGCGACAGATAAAGAATTAGGGAAGCCAGCAGGTAGTGACTTATTGCAAGGTAATATTACATTGCCGATTTTGTTATTAAAAGATGATCCACAAATGCAACCTTATTTAGCAAAAGTGTTTGCAGGGACATTAACGGAGCTTGAGCGCCAAAATATGTTGCAATATGTGCGTAAATCTGACGCAATTACACAAGCTAATAAAATGAGTGATAAGTATTTGAAAAAAGCTTTACAAGAAATAGATGCTTTACCAAAACATCCAATTAAGAAAAAGCTTCGTGACATCGCTTTGTTTATGGG
This DNA window, taken from Lysinibacillus sp. FSL M8-0337, encodes the following:
- the der gene encoding ribosome biogenesis GTPase Der — protein: MTKPVVAIVGRPNVGKSTIFNRIVGERVSIVEDIPGVTRDRIYSSAEWLTHDFNIIDTGGIEIGDEPFLEQIRQQAEIAIEEADVIIFMTNGREGVTAADEQVAKILYKTKKPVVLAVNKIDNPDMREMIYDFYALGFGEPWPISGSHGLGLGDLLDECAKHFPQEDENQYGDDVIKFSLIGRPNVGKSSLVNAFLGQERVIVSNIAGTTRDAIDTPYEYDGHEYVIIDTAGMRKKGKVYETTEKYSVLRALRAIERSDVVLVVLNAEEGIQEQDKKIAGYAHEAGKAIVIVVNKWDAIEKDEKTMNVFTQQIREHFLFLDYAPIIFVSANTKQRVHQILPIVQRVSENHAMRIQSSILNEVIEDAVARNPAPTDKGRRLRIYYATQVAIQPPTFVVFVNETELMHFSYERFLENRIRETFDFEGTPIRLITRARA
- a CDS encoding NAD(P)H-dependent glycerol-3-phosphate dehydrogenase, translated to MERVCVLGAGSWGSALAMVLAENGHDTLVWTHRADQAEEINAQHTNKKYLPETLLPENLHATNDIAKAVAHSNTIIVAVPTKAIREVCEKMTATLDRKVLFVHVSKGIEPDSLKRISEILAESLPTEFIEEIVVLSGPSHAEEVVLHHPTTITAACANIEAAEKVQDLFMNQFFRVYTNEDVIGVEMGGALKNVIALAAGITDGLNYGDNAKAALITRGLAEITRLGVKMGGNPFTFAGLTGMGDLIVTCTSVHSRNWRAGNMLGKGMKLPEVLDQMGMVVEGVRTTKAAYQLAEKYNVAMPISTELYGVLFNDVEPKVAVDALMMRMKKREIDEMMH
- a CDS encoding DUF2768 domain-containing protein codes for the protein MGPLAHMPALDVMWVSFYCIGFMILSVGLIYLGRNKISNGFLRTIVNLLAYILFGLGTFLMVLIIATWP
- the spoIVA gene encoding stage IV sporulation protein A — its product is MSEAVFKEIAERTNGDVYIGVVGPVRVGKSTFVKKVMEAVVLPNIVDDTERMRAQDELPQSSPGPVIMTAEPKFVPAQATRIAVGEDEMTFQIRLADCVGYVIDGTKGYEDENGPKYVHTPWHTEPIPFQEAAKIGTDKVIRDHANIGIVVTTDGTVNGISRRAAEKAEEEIVAQLTEIGKPFVIVLNCQMPAREETVQLRNELFERYNVPVIAISIDQMRASDIQYILQEALFEFPIRTIEVEKPDWLDVLDATHPLNVALIDSMEEVLSSVMKIRDVQQASDAFKAIDFIDQSEVVHVDSGIGTAVIRVSLQGELYKAVCNEWLDEPIESKRDWLLFIKEAAEAKEAQKRFKDAITEADNSGYGVTLPMMQEFEPTAPELIKQNNFYGVRMKAKAPSYHIIRVDMESEFAPLIGSEFHSQQLLKDLNHAYLHDREALWQTQLFGTPLHEVLKEGIRYKMNAVPPTAKKRMRQTIERMVNEGDRGLVTFIL
- a CDS encoding HU family DNA-binding protein; its protein translation is MNKTELVNSVAEAAGLSKKDASKAVEAVFDTIQDALAKGDKVQLIGFGNFEVRERAARKGRNPQTGKEIEIAASKVPAFKPGKALKDAVK
- the folE gene encoding GTP cyclohydrolase I FolE; this translates as MSNVDLLKIEEAVKMILEAVGEDVNREGLLDTPKRVAKMYAEMFSGLHEDAKDYFKTVFHEDHEELVLVKDIPFYSMCEHHLVPFYGKAHVAYIPNDGIVAGLSKLGRAVETIARRPQLQERITSSVADTIMDMLSPKGVYVVIEAEHMCMTMRGLKKPGSKTVTSVARGIYEQDEVKRREVLSFIQMS
- the mtrB gene encoding trp RNA-binding attenuation protein MtrB, whose translation is MAQDYIVIQAEEDGVHVIGLTRGTDTKFHHSEKLDAGEVMIAQFTEHTSAMKIRGKAQIHTAHGIIQSEGKK
- a CDS encoding heptaprenyl diphosphate synthase component 1; protein product: MNATYIQNSIAQLKTEIFMDVRHRTLQKYTGAPVLDENQLFYLLVPFLNGEEWQQEQREAAITVGIVYAALAAHDHIKELDATSKEQQLTVLAGDFYSGRYYEILAMSGNVALIRNLSQGIVSRCEHQIKVYEAKQRTVEQWCSSISNIESGLIAKFFELYALHQYIPIMEKSLLILRLEREWAMYQRGQKSLMSKVLEQSALQTGATFNSVLQDKIARLKTELLQVIAQASFLQSDVKQALQARVDASIASTNG
- a CDS encoding demethylmenaquinone methyltransferase, with protein sequence MAKSKEEHVHEVFESISESYDKMNGVISFQMHVGWRNDTMKRMAVKPGSKALDVCCGTADWTIALAEAVGESGEVKGLDFSHNMLQVGEKKITPYPQIELIQGNAMELPFPDNTFDYVTIGFGLRNVPDYLQVLKEMNRVVKPGGMVVCLETSQSEIPGYRQLFRFYFKYIMPIFGKIFAKSYKEYSWLQESANDFPGMKKLAAMFEQAGLEKVTYKAYSGGAAAMHMGFKKVR
- the hepT gene encoding heptaprenyl diphosphate synthase component II → MEKMKLKLLYSDLKSDIDIIEQELEKAVNSSSHLINDASLHLLQAGGKRIRPIFVLLGAKFGDYDIEKMKNVAVPLELIHMASLVHDDVIDDSDMRRGRPTVKSQWNNRVAMYTGDFIFARALEYITKLEDPLVHQILARTMVEICNGEVIQIEDKFRLDQGLKDYFRRIKRKTALLISSSCEIGAVAAGVDAKTVSHLKRFGYFVGMSFQIIDDVLDIMATDKELGKPAGSDLLQGNITLPILLLKDDPQMQPYLAKVFAGTLTELERQNMLQYVRKSDAITQANKMSDKYLKKALQEIDALPKHPIKKKLRDIALFMGKRKF